One stretch of Camelus bactrianus isolate YW-2024 breed Bactrian camel chromosome 21, ASM4877302v1, whole genome shotgun sequence DNA includes these proteins:
- the CTXND2 gene encoding cortexin domain containing 2: protein MDESSLPSSVDVDKGFAIAFVVLLFLFLIVMIFRCAKLVKNPYEASSTATETSLS, encoded by the coding sequence ATGGATGAGTCAAGCCTGCCCAGCAGTGTTGATGTAGACAAAGGCTTTGCCATCGCCTTTGTTGTTCTTCTGTTCCTGTTCCTAATAGTGATGATTTTTCGCTGTGCCAAGTTGGTGAAGAATCCCTATGAGGCCAGCTCCACAGCCACAGAAACATCTCTGAGCTGA